Within the Fervidobacterium gondwanense DSM 13020 genome, the region ACAAAAATGATGGAAATTATGCTTAAAGCAAAGATTCATATGGCAACCATCACGGAAAAGGAAATTGAATATGAAGGAAGTATAGGTATCGATGAAGAACTATTAGAATTGAGTGGAATAAAGATAAACGAAATGGTAATAGTCTCGGATGTCAACAACGGAAATAGACTAACAACGTATGTGATACCGGAACCCCGTGGTTCAAGAAAGATTTCATTGAACGGCGCGGCTGCAAGACTTGTTGAAAAGGGAGACAGAATAATAATAATGGCATTTTCAATATACGATCCAAATGAATACAAAGGACCCAAGATTCTGATATTGAATCCAGACAATACTGTCAAAGAGATTAGGTGACATTCAACCAGAAAAATTATCGGCACGCTCTCTGATTTGCTCTTGCAAGGGGGAATAGCATGAATGTAGTCATTTCCGTAACACCGGACAAGATGGAAGCTTACATAAAACTTTCGAATATACTTCCGGGAGAGAATGTCACTTTAGATAAATTAACGGAAGAAATAAGAAAAGCGAAAATAACACACAACATAGATTTGGGGGCTCTTCGGCACCTGTGTGAAGAGCCGGTTGAGGACACACCTGTGCTTTTTGCCCGCGGTGATTTACCAAAGAATGGAGAAGACGGAAGAATAATATTTGAAGTACTGAGTCAAAGATCTTTCACCACTTCCGGAAACAAAGTTGATTTCAGAGAGTTTCCAGTGCAGAAAAGAATAATCGTCAAAAGTGGTCAGAAAATTGCAACCATTTATCCACCAACAGAAGGCATCCCGGGTCGAAATGTCTACGGAGAACCCGTTCCGGCTAAGAAAGGCAACGAAGCAAAAGTAGTACTTGGAAAGAACGTTGCACTTAGCGAAGATGGAATGCACATAATTGCAACAAACGAAGGAATATTAAAAATAGATATTGAAAAGGGAATGATTGAAGTAAGTGAATACTTAGAAATAGATGGAGACGTTAACTATGAAACTGGAAACGTCGAATTCCCCGGTGTAGTTTTAGTGAAAGGCGATGTAAAACCAGGCTTTATAGTTCGCGCAAAAGGGGACGTTGAAGTCAATGGTGTTGCAGAGGCTTCAACAGTAATCTCGTTAGAAGGAAATGTAAGAGTTTCTGGTGTAAAAGGTAAGGATAAAGGATTGATAAAGGCAAAAAAGGATGTGCATGTAAAGTACGCCGAAGCGGTAACAATAGAAGCCGAGAATCTCTACTTCGAATCCAATCTGATGAACTGCACTGTAAGGGTCACGAATTCTATAATCGGGACAGGACCTCGTGCGAATATCATCGGTGGCGAATACATCGCGCTATCAAAAATAGAAGCCGAAGAAATAGGTTCAGACTTTGGCGTTAATACATATCTGGAAGTTGGTGTAAACCCTTACATTCGCGAAGAACTGAAATTACTAAATGTCCAAATAGAAACAGATAAGACAAGCTTACAAAAGTTAATCAATATCGTAAAGCAATACAAGGAAATGAAAGAAAAAGGAGTGACTATACCTCCGGATAAAGAAGAACAGTTCTCTAAAGTAACAAGAACACTCATTAACCTTCGGGAACAACTCGAGAGAAATTTAAAAAGAAAGCAAGAACTTGAAGAGAAACTGTCCGTTATGCGTTATCAATGCTCAGTCGTAGCAAGAAAAGTATTATATCCTGGTGTTGAAGTCTTTATGCATGATGCAAGGTACATGACGGACAGACCATTGCCAAAGGTAGTTCTTAAATACGAAGACGGAAAGATAATTGCCGGAGGATATGGGGGGTAAAACCTCAACTCTCTTGGCTTTCTAAATTTTAAAAAATAGGAGGGTTAAGATGCAGTTCAAGATTATACCTCATTTTCGCTCAATGATCTGGGGTAACAGTGATATAAACGTTATCTTCGAGCTTGAAAATGAAATGCCAATAGGTGAAATTTGGCTTCTTTCAGGACACCCATTATATGAAACAAAGCTTGAGAATGGGATTTCCTTAAACGAATTTGGGCGTTCAATATACGACAGTAAATATGAGAGATTCCCAATACTGATAAAACTCGTATCAACAAAGCAGTGGCTAAGTGTGCAAGTTCATCCAGACAACGATTACGCAAACTCTTTCGAGAAAGAACCTTGGGGAAAAAGCGAAGCCTGGTATTTTCTTACAGACGGTGAATTTGCAATTTGCGAAGATGTTGACAAGATGAAAGAGTACATAAATAATGGCAAAATGGATAAATTAAACGAAGTTATGACTTTTGTAAAGGTTAGGAAAGGTACGTTTGTAAACATACCAGCCGGGACTGTACATGCTCTGGGTCCGAACAGCACAGTCATAGAAGTCCAGCAGTCGTCAGACCTTACATACCGCATATACGACTGGGGAAGGCCAAGGGAGACCCATATTGAAAAAGCGATTCAAGTAAGCAAAAGTATCAAAATATCCGATATACTCTCTGAAAATACAGCCGGATTACAAACACCATACTTTACTTTCTCAACAACACTACCAGAAAAAGACAGCCTCATAGTCGAAATACCAACAGAAATTACTAAAGATTTCTGTGCGAAAATAATCCTAAAAGAAACGGTTGACAACCAGAGCGATAAGATATATGTATACAATTTCTTATAGTCTTGAGAGCTTGGAATAAAAACATGCGGGTAAAAACCCGCATGTTTTGTTTTTTCTATTCACTTTTGATTAATCGCTGATTTTTTCTTCAAGCAAATCGAGAATATTTTTAACTGTCACAAGTTTCTCGATTTCTTCGTCTTCGAGCTTTATACCAAACTCGTCTTCAAAAACCATAACAAGATCGAATGCATCGAGTGAATCTGCTCCCAAATCTTCAATCAAATGGCTATCTTCGTCAATGTCTTCGATAGGTACGTTCAGCTTCTCAGAAATGATTTCCGCTACTTTTTTAAAGAGCTCTTCTCTATTCACATTAATCGCCTCCTACAAGGATTTTCTATGATGTCTTGCTATATTTTAATAAAACACTTTCGCTTTGTCAATATTTTTAAAATATTCCTTTTAATCCCGAGCTGCTTCTTCTAACTCATCTACAAGGTGCTCAATGAACCTAAATGCCCTTTCCCAGAATCCTTCTTCCTTGACATCAATTCCAACACTGGCTAACAATTCTTCCGGTGTATACTTGCCTCCGCTTTCAAGCAATTTTAAATATTTCTCGGCAAATGTTCTTCCTTCTTCCAAGTACTTCTGATAAAGCGTAATCACAAGACAGTGCGCAAAATTGTATGCATAGACGTAGAATGGTGTCTCAAAAAAGTGAGAAACCATCGCCCATTCGTTTTTGTACCACTCAGGAATTTCGACAACATCTCCAAATATATTCTTCAATTCATCGTGGTATATCTCATTCAACTCATTCCAATCGGCGTACCCATCTGTACTAATCTTCTTGTGGGCTCTCAATTCAAACTTAGTAAACATATTCTGCCTAAATGTTGTCGCGATTGTATCTTCGATTTTCGAAGCAAGCAGAGCCATTTTTTCTTTTTTTGAAAGCTTGTTTTTGAGATTATCAAAGACTAAGAACTCTCCAAAAACGGAAGCGAGTTCTGCTAACGTCAGTGGCGTGTCGTGGTTGAAAAACGTCTGTTTTCTTGAAAGAGTGCCATGCAATCCATGTCCAAGCTCATGCGCCAAAGTCATAACATCGTACATGTCACCGTTAAAGTTCGTGAGAACGTACGGAGGTAGTTTTGTCGTTGAATATATACAGTAAGCACCTCCAACCTTTCCCTTCTTAGGTAGCAAATCAATGCGCGAAGTATCGAAAAATCCTTTTACAATATCACCAGCTGATTGGTTAAACGCATAATACGATTCCAAGATAACGTCCTTAGCTTCATCGAAAGTAAATATTCTCCTCTCAGCACTTATCGGCGCGTATATGTCTGCAAGTGTCAATTTTTCGCCCATTATTTTCGATTTCCAATCATAATACCTGCGCACCAGATTTGTGTATTGGTCAGTAACTTCTATTAATTTATCTACAACTTCGTCGCTCACTTCATTTTCAAAATTCATCATCGATATCGGCTTTGGAAAGCGTCGAATTTTGCTCTCTGTGTCGTAGTTTTTGACTATCAGGTTATAAACTTCGGTTATCACCATTGAATCGTTTTGGAACCTTTCAAAGAACATCTTCATTGCTCTTTTCCTGAGATGGCTATCCGTCGACCTGCGTAGTGCTTTAATTTCTTCGACCGTTAACGTTTTAAGCTTACCATCAATTTCTATATCAAAAGTGTACGCACTCTCTAATCTACTATGAATCTTGGAAATTGCACCTCTTCCGGAAACAGACATCAAAGCTAATGTTTGCTCAGCTTCTTTAGATAAGAGGTGCTTTCTTCTTTCCACAATTCTTCTAAGCTTGTGCTCATAGTTTTTATCCAGATCTATCATTTTTTCAATGGATGCATCATCAAGAGCAGCAAGCTTAACTTCCATCTTTACGAGGCTTTCTGAAAGTTCAGCTTCGAGTTGTTGAATACTTCCGATGAGCTTCTGGCTTTCTGAACTCTCAGTATCCGTAGAGTACCTCATCCACGCATACTGAGAGGATTTTGCAAAATTATCGGTTGAATCTTCTATCTTTTTAATCAATTCAACTAATCTTCCTAATTCCTGTTCATTTTCAAATTCCTCAACGTATTTTTTTATTTCGTTCAAGCGCAGTTTTGCATTTTCAGTAGCAGCTGTATCGTCTTGAAAAATCTCTTTCAGATTCCAGTTCAAGACAGCTCCCTCCTATCCTTAGAAAATCTCTTATTCTTCCTCCTCACCAATCCTGAGCATTGCTAAGAAAGCTTCTTGAGGTATCGTCACGTTACCAATTTCCCTAAGTTTTTTCTTACCCTCTTTCTGCTTTTCAAGAAGCTTCATCTTCCTCGTAACGTCTCCACCGTAACACTTCGCCAACACGTCTTTTCTCAGTGCCTTAACTGTTGAACGTGCGATGAACCTACCGCCAGCTTTCGCTTGGATAGGAATTTCAAACTGATGTTGAGGTATGAGCTCAGCGAGTTTATCGACAAGCTTTCTTGCTATCGTGTATGCTTTGTCGCGGTGCGCAACGAACGACAGTGCATCAACAGGTTCTTTATTCACGTATATCGCAATCTTTACGAGATCACTCTTTCTGTATTCAAGGAACTCGTAGTCCATTGATGCGTATCCTCTACTCACTGCTTTCATCTTATCGAAGAAATCGAAGATGATTTCCGCAAGTGGAACTTCAAAGTGCATAACAACACGCTCGTGACCGGCGTTTTCCGTTGAGATCATCGTACCGCGCTTTTCGTTCTGCACCAAGTTCATCAACTTTCCTATATAATCTGGTGGCGTAATTATCGACAACTTAACGTACGGCTCGTAAATCTCTCGCACTTCTCCTTCTTCTGGGAACTTAGCCGGGTCGTTTATGAACACCTCTTCGCCCGCATGCGTGATTACCTTGTACTCAACGTTCGGCGCAGTTAATATGACAGCCATATCGAACTCTCGCTCAAGCCTTTCCCTGACAACATCCATATGAAGTAGTCC harbors:
- a CDS encoding M3 family oligoendopeptidase — protein: MNWNLKEIFQDDTAATENAKLRLNEIKKYVEEFENEQELGRLVELIKKIEDSTDNFAKSSQYAWMRYSTDTESSESQKLIGSIQQLEAELSESLVKMEVKLAALDDASIEKMIDLDKNYEHKLRRIVERRKHLLSKEAEQTLALMSVSGRGAISKIHSRLESAYTFDIEIDGKLKTLTVEEIKALRRSTDSHLRKRAMKMFFERFQNDSMVITEVYNLIVKNYDTESKIRRFPKPISMMNFENEVSDEVVDKLIEVTDQYTNLVRRYYDWKSKIMGEKLTLADIYAPISAERRIFTFDEAKDVILESYYAFNQSAGDIVKGFFDTSRIDLLPKKGKVGGAYCIYSTTKLPPYVLTNFNGDMYDVMTLAHELGHGLHGTLSRKQTFFNHDTPLTLAELASVFGEFLVFDNLKNKLSKKEKMALLASKIEDTIATTFRQNMFTKFELRAHKKISTDGYADWNELNEIYHDELKNIFGDVVEIPEWYKNEWAMVSHFFETPFYVYAYNFAHCLVITLYQKYLEEGRTFAEKYLKLLESGGKYTPEELLASVGIDVKEEGFWERAFRFIEHLVDELEEAARD
- a CDS encoding DUF342 domain-containing protein; translated protein: MNVVISVTPDKMEAYIKLSNILPGENVTLDKLTEEIRKAKITHNIDLGALRHLCEEPVEDTPVLFARGDLPKNGEDGRIIFEVLSQRSFTTSGNKVDFREFPVQKRIIVKSGQKIATIYPPTEGIPGRNVYGEPVPAKKGNEAKVVLGKNVALSEDGMHIIATNEGILKIDIEKGMIEVSEYLEIDGDVNYETGNVEFPGVVLVKGDVKPGFIVRAKGDVEVNGVAEASTVISLEGNVRVSGVKGKDKGLIKAKKDVHVKYAEAVTIEAENLYFESNLMNCTVRVTNSIIGTGPRANIIGGEYIALSKIEAEEIGSDFGVNTYLEVGVNPYIREELKLLNVQIETDKTSLQKLINIVKQYKEMKEKGVTIPPDKEEQFSKVTRTLINLREQLERNLKRKQELEEKLSVMRYQCSVVARKVLYPGVEVFMHDARYMTDRPLPKVVLKYEDGKIIAGGYGG
- a CDS encoding type I phosphomannose isomerase catalytic subunit — translated: MQFKIIPHFRSMIWGNSDINVIFELENEMPIGEIWLLSGHPLYETKLENGISLNEFGRSIYDSKYERFPILIKLVSTKQWLSVQVHPDNDYANSFEKEPWGKSEAWYFLTDGEFAICEDVDKMKEYINNGKMDKLNEVMTFVKVRKGTFVNIPAGTVHALGPNSTVIEVQQSSDLTYRIYDWGRPRETHIEKAIQVSKSIKISDILSENTAGLQTPYFTFSTTLPEKDSLIVEIPTEITKDFCAKIILKETVDNQSDKIYVYNFL
- the panD gene encoding aspartate 1-decarboxylase, which codes for MMEIMLKAKIHMATITEKEIEYEGSIGIDEELLELSGIKINEMVIVSDVNNGNRLTTYVIPEPRGSRKISLNGAAARLVEKGDRIIIMAFSIYDPNEYKGPKILILNPDNTVKEIR
- the acpP gene encoding acyl carrier protein; protein product: MNREELFKKVAEIISEKLNVPIEDIDEDSHLIEDLGADSLDAFDLVMVFEDEFGIKLEDEEIEKLVTVKNILDLLEEKISD